A single region of the Lusitaniella coriacea LEGE 07157 genome encodes:
- the rfbH gene encoding lipopolysaccharide biosynthesis protein RfbH, with amino-acid sequence MTEKATNTEEALRSRVFSAVCDYYQHKFKTRPFIPGQTYIPVSGKVFDETELVHLVDASLDFWLTTGRFAAEFERRFAEWIGVKHCILVNSGSSANLVALSALTSPKLGDRRLKPGDEVITVAAGFPTTVNPILQNQLVPVFLDIELPTYDIDCSQLEAARSERTRAIAIAHTLGNPFNLAAIMEFAQKYDLWVMEDNCDAVGSVYGDQKTGTFGHIATASFYPAHHMTMGEGGAVLTNDSRLKKLAESFRDWGRDCWCPPGVDNTCGKRFGWQLGDLPSGYDHKYTYSHVGYNLKLTDMQAAVGVAQLEKLPQFVQQRKENFQFLHRRLENLQDVLLLPEATPNSDPSWFGFLLGVKKAAPFTRNQLVQHLEEKRIGTRLLFGGNLVKQPAYKNQKYRTVGTLDNTDWVMENAFWIGVFPGLTQEMLNYVVETIQNFCRS; translated from the coding sequence ATGACTGAAAAAGCAACAAACACAGAAGAAGCCTTACGATCGCGCGTTTTTAGCGCCGTTTGCGACTACTACCAGCATAAATTCAAAACACGTCCCTTTATTCCCGGTCAAACCTACATTCCCGTCTCAGGGAAGGTTTTTGACGAAACCGAACTGGTTCATTTGGTGGATGCGTCTCTGGATTTTTGGTTAACCACAGGACGATTCGCCGCAGAATTTGAACGGCGCTTTGCGGAGTGGATTGGCGTTAAACATTGTATTCTGGTGAATTCTGGCTCTTCTGCAAATTTGGTGGCGCTTTCTGCTCTCACTTCTCCAAAATTGGGCGATCGCCGCTTAAAACCCGGAGATGAAGTGATTACCGTAGCTGCCGGATTTCCCACGACAGTGAACCCGATTCTTCAAAATCAATTGGTTCCGGTATTTTTGGATATTGAACTCCCCACCTACGATATCGATTGCAGTCAACTGGAAGCGGCGAGATCTGAACGAACCCGCGCGATCGCGATCGCGCACACCCTCGGAAATCCCTTCAACCTCGCAGCCATCATGGAATTCGCACAAAAATACGATCTGTGGGTGATGGAGGACAATTGCGACGCGGTGGGGAGTGTATATGGGGATCAAAAAACCGGAACCTTCGGACACATCGCCACGGCGAGTTTTTACCCCGCACATCACATGACAATGGGAGAAGGGGGTGCGGTTTTAACCAACGACAGTCGCCTGAAAAAACTGGCGGAATCCTTTCGAGATTGGGGACGAGACTGCTGGTGTCCGCCGGGAGTGGATAATACCTGTGGGAAGCGGTTTGGCTGGCAATTGGGGGATTTGCCTTCCGGATACGATCACAAATACACCTATTCTCATGTGGGGTATAACCTCAAACTCACGGATATGCAGGCGGCGGTGGGTGTTGCGCAGTTGGAGAAGTTACCGCAATTCGTGCAGCAGCGAAAAGAAAATTTCCAATTTCTCCATCGCAGGTTAGAGAACTTGCAGGATGTGCTTTTGTTACCCGAAGCCACGCCGAACAGCGATCCTAGTTGGTTTGGTTTCCTCCTCGGCGTGAAAAAAGCAGCGCCGTTTACGCGCAATCAATTGGTACAGCATTTGGAGGAGAAGCGGATTGGAACGCGCCTTTTATTCGGGGGAAATCTCGTCAAACAACCCGCATACAAAAACCAGAAGTATCGCACCGTTGGGACGCTGGACAATACGGATTGGGTGATGGAAAATGCCTTTTGGATTGGAGTTTTTCCGGGTTTAACTCAAGAGATGTTGAATTATGTCGTCGAGACGATTCAAAATTTTTGCCGTAGTTGA
- the rfbC gene encoding dTDP-4-dehydrorhamnose 3,5-epimerase gives MEIKTTKIPGCYQIFPIVREDARGKFVKVFHQEIFQQHNLNLDFAEEYYSVSQRNVLRGLHFQLPPEDHVKMVYCVAGEVLDAVVDLRLNSPTYGQWELFQLSAEKANVLYLPSGLAHGFYVKSQQAIMVYKVSTVYVPERDTGILWNSAGIPWECENPIVSERDRKFLPFSQFKSPFLFQNP, from the coding sequence GTGGAAATTAAAACCACCAAAATTCCCGGCTGCTATCAAATTTTTCCCATTGTTCGCGAAGATGCAAGGGGAAAGTTTGTTAAGGTTTTTCATCAAGAAATTTTCCAACAGCATAACTTAAACCTGGACTTTGCAGAGGAGTATTACTCCGTTTCTCAGCGCAATGTTTTGCGAGGATTGCATTTTCAACTGCCCCCAGAAGATCACGTCAAGATGGTATACTGCGTTGCTGGAGAAGTCCTCGATGCTGTTGTAGATTTACGATTGAATTCGCCTACCTACGGACAGTGGGAGTTATTTCAATTAAGTGCAGAAAAAGCCAATGTTCTTTATCTTCCTTCCGGGTTAGCACACGGATTTTATGTAAAGAGCCAACAGGCGATTATGGTATATAAAGTGTCAACGGTTTACGTGCCTGAGCGTGATACGGGGATTCTTTGGAACTCTGCTGGAATTCCGTGGGAGTGTGAGAATCCAATCGTTTCTGAGAGAGATCGTAAGTTTTTACCCTTTTCTCAGTTTAAAAGCCCATTTTTATTCCAAAATCCATGA
- a CDS encoding SDR family oxidoreductase: MKVAVIGASGLVGSHLIEASRDRGWDNIGTYHQFPQPELLPLDIRNSQEVSDLLSNFQPNAIFLPAFCSNVDRCEKYPEETAQINVEGSLNVARVAKPLGAKLVFYSSDYVFNGTAGPYAETDSPNPICVYGKQKLAVEQQIQTFLETALILRITVVYGNEAQGKNFVNRLIKTLQNGETIRVPCDQIGSPTLVNDIAEASLRLVEANASGIFHVVGSDVMSRYDFALEIARIFDLPADKIIPITTPELKQAAPRPLLAGMTRDRVISTLSWQLRGVKEGLEYLKQERSKVSNMV, encoded by the coding sequence ATGAAAGTTGCAGTTATCGGTGCGTCGGGATTAGTCGGTTCTCATTTAATTGAAGCATCGCGCGATCGCGGTTGGGATAACATTGGAACCTATCATCAATTTCCTCAACCCGAATTACTTCCCCTCGATATTAGGAATTCTCAAGAAGTTAGCGATCTTCTCTCCAATTTTCAACCCAACGCGATCTTTTTACCCGCTTTTTGTTCCAATGTCGATCGTTGCGAAAAATATCCCGAAGAAACCGCACAGATCAATGTTGAAGGGAGTTTAAATGTTGCTCGCGTTGCCAAACCTTTAGGCGCAAAACTCGTCTTTTACTCCTCCGATTATGTATTTAATGGAACCGCAGGTCCCTACGCAGAAACCGATTCTCCCAATCCCATTTGCGTCTATGGGAAGCAAAAATTAGCCGTCGAGCAACAGATTCAAACTTTTCTCGAAACGGCTTTAATCCTCCGAATTACTGTCGTTTATGGCAACGAAGCGCAGGGGAAAAATTTTGTCAATCGTTTAATTAAAACTCTCCAAAATGGCGAAACAATTCGCGTTCCTTGCGATCAAATTGGTTCTCCCACTCTCGTTAACGATATTGCAGAAGCCAGTTTGCGACTGGTTGAAGCCAACGCATCGGGGATTTTTCACGTTGTGGGAAGTGATGTCATGAGTCGTTACGATTTTGCCTTGGAAATTGCGCGAATTTTCGATCTCCCCGCCGATAAAATCATCCCCATCACCACCCCGGAACTCAAGCAGGCTGCGCCTCGTCCTCTTTTAGCAGGGATGACACGCGATCGCGTGATTTCGACACTGAGTTGGCAGTTGCGCGGGGTAAAGGAAGGACTTGAATATCTCAAGCAAGAGCGTTCAAAAGTGTCGAATATGGTATAG
- a CDS encoding glycosyltransferase family 2 protein — MHALSQPLTFTKEILIYIPCYNCEDTVVSVLRSIPQEFWDRSECLVIDNCSEDKTSKAVLEEIQRGQHPFPISLLRTQENIGYAGSQKLAYQLALNSPQISQVIMLHGDSQYPPSLLLKLLPHINSGKAIVNGYRDKSLYPNRDETPWSTYLTIKVLNTLENLVTGMNQKEWHSGFAMYSRHFLEQVPFRSISNTYHIDGEMLIVANSLKLPILSVPIYKHYEGKQRLLLWGRIKYTFTVFKLLFKYRSKKLKYAKREENSKIPYAYDVLSSPTQNITL; from the coding sequence ATGCACGCTCTTTCTCAACCGCTTACCTTTACTAAAGAAATCTTAATTTATATTCCCTGTTACAACTGCGAAGACACCGTTGTTTCCGTTTTAAGAAGTATTCCCCAGGAATTTTGGGACAGAAGCGAATGCTTAGTGATTGATAATTGTAGTGAAGATAAAACTTCCAAAGCTGTCCTAGAAGAAATTCAACGCGGACAACATCCATTTCCTATTTCTCTCCTCCGAACTCAGGAAAATATTGGCTATGCGGGATCTCAAAAACTGGCATACCAACTTGCACTCAACTCTCCTCAAATTAGTCAAGTTATTATGCTGCATGGTGATAGTCAATATCCTCCCAGTTTATTGCTCAAACTATTACCTCATATCAATTCGGGTAAAGCAATTGTCAACGGCTATCGCGATAAAAGTCTTTATCCCAACCGCGACGAAACCCCTTGGTCAACTTATTTAACCATTAAGGTTCTAAACACTCTAGAAAATCTTGTCACTGGAATGAATCAGAAAGAGTGGCATAGTGGATTTGCCATGTACAGCCGTCACTTTCTCGAACAAGTTCCCTTTCGTTCCATCTCGAATACTTACCATATTGATGGAGAAATGCTTATTGTTGCTAATTCTCTCAAACTTCCCATACTTTCCGTTCCCATTTATAAACATTACGAAGGGAAGCAACGCTTACTTCTCTGGGGACGTATTAAATACACATTTACGGTTTTCAAACTTCTATTTAAATATCGCAGTAAAAAGTTGAAGTATGCCAAAAGAGAAGAGAACTCAAAAATCCCCTACGCTTACGATGTTTTGTCTTCTCCAACTCAAAATATTACACTTTGA
- a CDS encoding methyltransferase domain-containing protein yields the protein MNCRVCDSTNLELAIDLGNQPWCNHFLKPEEVGKEPFYPLRVLFCHDCHTVQLDYTVKKEIMFGDHTYLSGVTKSLSQHFKTVAEEIDNRFFKNTPEKSVLDIGSNDGTQLKHFQALGYDVLGVESSKTTAKIANEAGVPTLNQFFNLETAKQLNRKFHAINAAGVFFHLEELHSAAEGIREALREDGVFVVQFLYMKRIVENLAFDQIYHEHLLYYNLQTIEVLLNRHGLSMFDAYLSPIHGGSIIGLVSHQGKQKPSDRLQQMRQAEIEDKSNELSTYLDFARRIEQMKAENLAYLDAAKQEGKRVFGFGAPVKGNTLLNYFGIGTQHLDYLVEKNELRRGLYSPGQHIPVVIEKELQELPDIYYVLAWNFKKEILANNQNLINQGVQFYFPVNPKEV from the coding sequence ATGAACTGTCGCGTTTGTGACTCTACCAATCTAGAACTCGCCATCGACCTTGGCAACCAGCCTTGGTGCAACCACTTCCTCAAACCCGAAGAAGTGGGGAAAGAACCCTTTTATCCCCTGCGAGTCCTTTTCTGTCACGACTGTCACACCGTACAACTCGACTACACCGTGAAGAAGGAAATCATGTTTGGGGACCACACCTATCTCTCCGGCGTGACAAAATCCCTCAGCCAACACTTCAAAACCGTTGCAGAAGAAATCGACAATCGCTTTTTTAAAAACACCCCAGAAAAGTCCGTTCTGGATATCGGTTCAAATGATGGCACTCAACTCAAACATTTCCAAGCCTTGGGGTACGACGTTCTCGGCGTAGAATCCTCCAAAACCACCGCCAAAATTGCCAACGAAGCAGGCGTTCCCACCCTCAATCAATTCTTCAACTTAGAAACCGCCAAACAACTTAACAGAAAATTCCACGCCATTAATGCGGCTGGCGTATTTTTCCACCTCGAAGAATTACACTCCGCAGCCGAAGGAATTCGAGAAGCCTTGCGAGAGGATGGGGTATTTGTTGTACAGTTCCTCTACATGAAGCGCATCGTTGAAAACCTCGCCTTCGACCAGATTTATCACGAGCATCTACTTTACTACAACCTCCAAACCATTGAAGTTTTGCTCAACCGCCACGGACTTTCCATGTTTGATGCCTATCTCTCTCCCATTCACGGCGGTTCGATTATTGGCCTTGTCAGCCATCAAGGGAAACAGAAACCCAGCGACAGACTGCAACAAATGCGTCAAGCTGAAATTGAAGACAAGAGTAACGAACTCTCCACATACCTCGATTTTGCGCGACGTATCGAACAGATGAAAGCAGAAAACCTCGCCTACTTGGACGCTGCGAAGCAGGAAGGAAAGCGAGTCTTTGGTTTCGGCGCGCCCGTCAAAGGGAACACTCTGCTAAACTACTTTGGCATTGGCACGCAACATTTAGATTACCTCGTGGAAAAAAATGAATTGCGACGCGGACTCTATTCGCCGGGACAACATATCCCCGTTGTGATTGAAAAAGAACTGCAAGAGTTACCAGATATTTACTACGTTCTCGCCTGGAACTTTAAAAAAGAAATTCTTGCCAACAATCAAAACCTCATCAATCAAGGCGTGCAATTTTATTTTCCCGTGAACCCTAAAGAAGTATGA
- a CDS encoding NAD-dependent epimerase/dehydratase family protein: MKILVTGATGFLGTTLCAKLEEQEHELTRLNSKNCDLTQQDALLQFKQPAYDRIYHLAAWTQAGDFCLYHPGEQWIINQQINTNVLTWWQQHQPQAKLICMGTSCAYAPDMELVEENYLNGLPIESLFTYAMTKRMLYAGLLALHKQFGLKYLCLVPSTLYGPGYHTDGRQMHFIFDLIRKIIRGKLYGEPVILWGDGYQSRELVFVEDFAQIATQLADSVDNELINIGAGEEFPIRHFAKLICDRVNYDFNAIQFDTSRYVGAKSKCLAVGKLQHCLPDLQLTPLEVGLSKTIDWFWQEQEKLLPAN, encoded by the coding sequence ATGAAAATTCTCGTTACTGGCGCAACTGGATTTCTCGGTACAACCCTGTGTGCGAAACTAGAGGAACAGGAACACGAACTGACTCGCCTCAACTCGAAAAATTGTGACCTCACGCAGCAAGACGCACTCCTGCAATTCAAACAACCCGCCTACGATCGAATTTATCACCTTGCCGCCTGGACGCAAGCGGGGGATTTTTGCCTATATCATCCCGGCGAACAATGGATTATCAACCAGCAAATTAACACCAACGTCCTAACCTGGTGGCAACAGCATCAACCCCAAGCGAAGTTGATTTGTATGGGAACCAGTTGTGCTTATGCGCCGGATATGGAATTGGTTGAGGAAAATTATTTGAACGGTTTGCCGATTGAGAGTTTGTTTACCTACGCGATGACCAAGCGAATGTTGTACGCGGGACTCTTAGCACTGCACAAACAGTTTGGTTTGAAGTATCTCTGCTTAGTTCCGTCCACTTTATATGGCCCAGGTTATCACACCGACGGACGGCAAATGCACTTCATCTTCGACCTGATTCGTAAAATTATCCGTGGGAAACTGTATGGGGAACCCGTAATTTTGTGGGGAGATGGCTATCAGTCGCGAGAATTGGTTTTTGTAGAAGATTTCGCACAGATAGCAACGCAACTCGCCGACAGCGTTGACAACGAATTGATTAATATTGGTGCGGGAGAAGAGTTTCCCATCCGACATTTTGCTAAACTGATTTGCGATCGCGTAAACTACGATTTTAATGCCATTCAATTTGATACGTCCCGCTATGTAGGTGCAAAATCGAAATGTCTTGCAGTTGGGAAGTTACAGCATTGCCTTCCAGACTTGCAATTAACTCCCTTGGAGGTGGGACTGAGTAAAACCATTGATTGGTTTTGGCAAGAACAAGAGAAATTGTTACCCGCTAATTAA
- a CDS encoding FkbM family methyltransferase has translation MGFREHLKMRLRRGLGLLNIEEQICEIQNTLHKTKTEYSKEYFQSLIDTSKPGTVFNCKINGMDLLVPVEILHLYPHCFHLDEDQKPVYWVETRQSDWLCDKLNPGDIALDIGAAFGVITAALSKKVGNTGRVYAFGPSRTAQTILQHFSTLNNRQNVTVVPKAISERIEHQEFFEYTANNELSWASDASSLVFKDANPTHEGNIKYTVEVTTLDDFVTSLEIEPKAIKMDIEGFELYALQGGKETLKKYTPHLCIDIHQDVKTGESALIGVEPYLQELGYHLEMEGHALYCTPYKS, from the coding sequence ATGGGTTTTAGAGAGCATTTAAAAATGCGCCTCCGTAGAGGGTTAGGTTTATTAAATATTGAGGAACAAATTTGCGAAATTCAGAACACGCTACATAAAACAAAAACCGAATACTCTAAAGAATACTTCCAATCATTAATTGATACCAGTAAACCAGGGACGGTATTTAACTGTAAAATCAATGGGATGGATTTGCTTGTTCCTGTTGAAATTCTACATCTTTATCCTCACTGTTTTCATCTCGACGAAGATCAAAAACCAGTCTATTGGGTTGAAACCCGTCAGTCAGATTGGCTTTGCGATAAACTTAATCCCGGTGATATAGCCTTGGATATTGGTGCAGCATTTGGAGTAATTACGGCTGCATTATCCAAAAAAGTTGGCAACACAGGTCGTGTTTATGCCTTCGGCCCATCACGAACTGCTCAAACAATTTTGCAACACTTTAGCACGCTTAATAACCGGCAAAATGTTACAGTTGTTCCCAAAGCGATTTCAGAACGGATAGAACATCAAGAATTTTTTGAATATACTGCTAATAACGAATTATCTTGGGCATCTGATGCTTCATCCTTAGTTTTTAAAGATGCTAATCCCACACATGAAGGCAATATTAAATATACTGTTGAGGTTACAACACTTGATGACTTTGTTACTTCATTGGAAATAGAGCCTAAAGCAATTAAGATGGATATTGAAGGCTTTGAACTTTATGCGTTACAAGGTGGGAAAGAAACTTTAAAGAAATACACTCCCCATCTTTGTATTGATATTCATCAAGATGTTAAAACGGGAGAATCAGCGTTGATTGGAGTTGAACCTTATTTACAAGAACTAGGATATCATCTCGAAATGGAAGGTCACGCGCTATATTGTACTCCCTATAAAAGTTGA
- a CDS encoding glycosyltransferase family 2 protein → MGVKAPAQLYPEISIVIPCLNEAKTLPACIAKAKEAIRHLDLPGEVVVADNGSIDGSVELAQSLGARVVNVAMRGYGAALCWGIRAAKGKYVVMGDGDDSYDFREAGLMVEKLRLGYDLCMGTRIRGQIMPGAMPWKNRYIGTPILTMMVNWLYRCSFSDVNCGLRAFTKEAFEQMQMESRGMEFASEMLVKASILELRSTEVPITLHKDGRDRAPHLQPWADGWRHLKYILLFAPKFVYWLPGCLLMALGTLLALALNAKPGGTPIYFANFALNDHWIVVAAVLFLVGYQIAVTGLLAYLYTLTHRLHARSRNMDTLIRFVSLERIIFFAALTFSVGCVLEFSVFQAWLSSDFGAMNAIRPAVTGMALILMGTQTLFSGFFYAVLAEKYKDEL, encoded by the coding sequence ATGGGCGTTAAAGCACCTGCTCAACTGTATCCCGAAATTTCGATTGTTATTCCTTGTCTCAATGAAGCAAAAACTCTACCTGCCTGCATTGCGAAGGCGAAGGAGGCGATTCGCCATCTAGATTTGCCGGGGGAGGTGGTGGTGGCAGATAACGGTTCGATAGATGGTTCTGTTGAACTCGCACAATCTTTGGGGGCAAGGGTTGTTAATGTCGCGATGAGGGGGTATGGTGCGGCGTTATGCTGGGGAATTCGGGCGGCGAAGGGAAAGTATGTGGTGATGGGGGATGGGGACGATTCCTATGATTTTCGCGAGGCGGGGTTGATGGTGGAAAAACTCCGGTTGGGGTACGACTTGTGTATGGGAACGCGAATTCGCGGGCAAATTATGCCCGGTGCGATGCCGTGGAAGAATCGCTATATTGGTACGCCGATTTTGACGATGATGGTGAATTGGCTGTATCGCTGCTCTTTTTCCGATGTGAATTGTGGTTTGCGGGCGTTTACGAAGGAGGCGTTCGAGCAAATGCAAATGGAGTCGCGGGGGATGGAGTTTGCGTCGGAAATGTTGGTGAAGGCTTCAATTCTTGAGTTGAGGAGTACTGAGGTTCCTATCACTTTACACAAAGATGGGCGCGATCGCGCGCCCCATTTGCAACCCTGGGCGGATGGCTGGCGGCATTTGAAGTACATCCTTTTGTTTGCCCCAAAATTCGTGTATTGGCTGCCCGGTTGCCTCCTAATGGCGTTGGGAACCCTCCTCGCCCTTGCCTTGAATGCAAAACCGGGGGGAACGCCGATTTATTTCGCAAATTTCGCCTTAAACGACCATTGGATTGTGGTGGCTGCCGTTCTCTTCCTCGTGGGCTATCAAATCGCGGTCACCGGACTCCTCGCCTATTTGTACACCCTAACCCATCGCCTGCACGCGCGATCGCGCAACATGGATACCCTCATCCGCTTTGTCAGTTTGGAACGGATTATTTTCTTTGCGGCGTTGACATTCTCCGTGGGTTGTGTATTAGAATTTTCTGTTTTCCAAGCGTGGTTGAGTAGCGATTTTGGGGCGATGAATGCGATTCGTCCTGCGGTGACGGGAATGGCACTGATTTTGATGGGAACTCAAACCCTATTTAGTGGCTTCTTCTATGCCGTTCTCGCAGAAAAATACAAAGATGAATTGTAG
- a CDS encoding RNA recognition motif domain-containing protein encodes MSIYVGNLSYDVSQEDLTQVFTEYGTVKRVHIPSDRETGRPRGFAFVEMESEANEDEAIQALDGAEWMNRELKVNKAKPRENRSGGRNNRF; translated from the coding sequence ATGTCAATCTATGTAGGCAACTTATCTTACGATGTCAGTCAAGAAGACTTGACTCAAGTCTTTACCGAATATGGAACAGTTAAACGGGTTCATATTCCGAGCGATCGCGAAACGGGTCGCCCAAGAGGATTTGCGTTCGTGGAAATGGAATCCGAAGCGAATGAAGATGAAGCCATTCAAGCTTTAGATGGAGCAGAATGGATGAATCGCGAGTTAAAAGTGAATAAAGCCAAACCTCGCGAAAACAGAAGTGGCGGCCGCAATAACCGCTTCTAG
- the dprA gene encoding DNA-processing protein DprA: MLEERAYWLAWSQVLGVGPILLQRLHQHFGTLATAWDAPLEKLREVEGIGNKVLDAVREARSRVDPETLFQQHCENNFNFWTPIDEEYPRLLLEIPSPPPILYYRGQVNLQENLGSIPAIGIVGTRNATEYGRRWTKKISAALAQHGFTVVSGMALGIDTEAHRSCLDAGGRTIAVLGTGIDTIYPHSNNKLYEQIQQQGLVLSEYPPGTQPEAKNFPPRNRIIAGLCRAILVMEAAKRSGALITSRYANEFNRDVYALPGSLNQPQSMGCLELANRGAQMILGEGSLLEMLGEIPQLDRLEQPSKPLPVLSPELAKVLDAIAPEPVSFDAIVQNSGLSTGDVSGAILQLELLGLITSLPGMRYQRL; encoded by the coding sequence TTGCTAGAAGAACGCGCCTACTGGTTAGCATGGTCGCAGGTTTTGGGAGTTGGCCCGATCCTGCTGCAACGCCTTCACCAGCATTTCGGAACCTTAGCAACAGCGTGGGATGCGCCGCTAGAGAAGCTGCGGGAGGTTGAAGGAATTGGGAACAAGGTATTGGATGCAGTTCGAGAAGCGCGATCGCGCGTCGATCCAGAAACCCTTTTTCAACAGCACTGCGAGAATAACTTTAACTTTTGGACTCCCATCGACGAAGAATATCCCCGCTTATTGCTGGAAATTCCCAGTCCGCCGCCCATCTTGTACTATCGAGGACAAGTCAATCTCCAAGAAAATCTCGGTAGCATTCCCGCCATTGGCATTGTTGGCACGCGCAACGCGACAGAGTACGGACGGCGTTGGACGAAGAAAATCTCAGCAGCCCTCGCCCAGCATGGCTTTACAGTGGTTTCGGGAATGGCGTTGGGGATCGATACAGAAGCCCATCGCAGTTGTTTGGATGCAGGGGGACGCACGATTGCGGTGTTGGGAACGGGAATTGATACGATCTATCCTCACAGCAACAACAAGCTTTACGAACAGATTCAGCAGCAAGGGTTAGTTCTGAGCGAATATCCTCCCGGAACGCAGCCTGAAGCGAAAAACTTCCCTCCGCGCAATCGCATTATTGCCGGATTATGTCGGGCCATTCTGGTGATGGAAGCAGCAAAACGTTCCGGCGCGCTAATTACCTCTCGCTACGCCAACGAATTTAACCGGGATGTTTATGCCTTACCCGGTTCCCTCAATCAACCCCAATCGATGGGATGTTTGGAATTGGCGAATCGAGGCGCGCAGATGATTTTGGGGGAGGGAAGTTTGTTAGAGATGTTAGGAGAAATTCCACAATTGGATCGACTCGAACAACCCTCAAAGCCTCTCCCAGTATTATCTCCAGAACTTGCAAAAGTGTTGGACGCGATCGCGCCAGAACCCGTTTCCTTTGATGCCATCGTGCAGAACTCAGGCT